The Moraxella haemolytica genome window below encodes:
- a CDS encoding RelA/SpoT domain-containing protein encodes MELIVMLSKKQIKRAGEALANNPKDVEAMAILSQWRSLHAHPINTFQAMLRKRKELKHATIAQRLKRTPSIIRKIQRFEGMNLARMQDIGGIRVIVSNISEVYRLHKSLINGRHQHEPLLPPKDYISSPKDDGYRSLHQVFKYNSPNDELKGLQIELQIRTRIQHYWATAVETLGLIEKSSFKTGEGSEEYKRFFKLASVLFCHYEKARILPEFQNTPIKEVIDEFENLENKLQAFNKLNGLLVTGRHISNVKTKGEFYYLMELNTQEKTVSLTPFEKKQLHQAENMYQLLEVQNVDNPHIELVLMSAKSFKEVKKAYPNYFLDTQSFIESLEKICQKYKKV; translated from the coding sequence TTGGAATTAATTGTTATGCTGAGCAAAAAACAAATTAAAAGAGCAGGCGAGGCTCTGGCCAACAACCCAAAAGATGTAGAAGCCATGGCAATCTTGTCGCAATGGCGGTCTTTGCATGCTCACCCTATTAACACGTTTCAGGCAATGTTGCGAAAAAGAAAAGAGTTAAAACATGCCACAATCGCACAGCGTCTAAAACGCACGCCTTCAATTATCCGAAAGATACAACGCTTTGAAGGCATGAACCTAGCTAGAATGCAAGACATCGGCGGCATTCGTGTTATTGTCTCAAATATTTCTGAAGTTTATAGACTTCATAAATCGCTAATCAATGGAAGGCATCAACATGAACCACTGCTTCCACCAAAAGACTATATAAGCTCCCCTAAAGATGATGGTTATCGCAGCCTTCATCAAGTTTTTAAATACAATAGTCCGAATGATGAACTAAAAGGTCTGCAAATAGAATTACAAATACGAACGCGCATTCAGCATTATTGGGCAACAGCAGTAGAAACGTTGGGGCTTATAGAAAAATCATCGTTTAAAACGGGCGAAGGCTCAGAAGAGTATAAACGGTTTTTTAAACTTGCCAGCGTTCTGTTTTGTCATTATGAAAAGGCTAGAATTTTGCCTGAATTTCAAAACACGCCCATTAAAGAGGTGATTGACGAGTTTGAGAACTTGGAGAATAAGTTGCAAGCCTTTAATAAGTTAAACGGACTGCTTGTTACTGGCAGGCATATCTCTAATGTCAAGACAAAGGGCGAGTTTTATTACTTGATGGAGCTAAACACACAGGAAAAAACTGTTAGTCTAACGCCTTTTGAAAAGAAACAATTACACCAAGCGGAAAACATGTATCAGCTTTTGGAGGTTCAGAACGTTGACAATCCGCATATTGAGTTGGTATTGATGTCGGCTAAAAGTTTTAAAGAGGTAAAAAAAGCCTATCCAAACTACTTTTTAGACACCCAATCTTTCATTGAGAGCTTGGAAAAAATATGCCAAAAATATAAAAAAGTGTAA
- a CDS encoding phage antirepressor N-terminal domain-containing protein yields MQNQIQTVNFHNQSLITLQKDGIAYVAMKPICENIGLDWTAQRQRLVRDEVLNSTMVMITTVATDGKMRELLCLPIHYLNGWLFGVDTNRVKAEIKETLITYKKECYQALFDYWNNGVAVNHRLSSDDTLPLRNAINMATGILRLDYATIYKMVHQRFGVDEIKELSKEQVHQAVEYVHGLVLQHGRKPVDNAMLYDVLANSAVHLRDYVRLIKQMKGIMFFDDDMGRNVHDFVVNNVRDIAQLAHDMKLTNKYGKPMFEPNRINYYGGNAIIMN; encoded by the coding sequence ATGCAAAATCAAATCCAAACCGTGAATTTTCACAACCAATCCCTAATCACTCTACAAAAAGACGGTATCGCTTATGTGGCAATGAAGCCCATTTGCGAAAATATCGGTCTTGATTGGACGGCACAACGCCAACGCTTAGTGCGTGATGAAGTATTAAACTCAACTATGGTTATGATAACCACAGTTGCCACAGATGGTAAAATGCGTGAATTGCTATGCCTACCAATCCACTACTTAAACGGTTGGCTATTTGGCGTAGATACAAACCGTGTCAAAGCCGAAATCAAAGAAACGCTGATTACTTACAAAAAAGAATGCTATCAAGCCTTATTTGATTACTGGAATAACGGTGTGGCAGTTAATCATCGTCTATCATCAGACGACACCCTGCCACTCCGCAACGCCATCAATATGGCAACAGGGATTTTAAGATTGGACTATGCGACGATTTATAAAATGGTGCATCAAAGATTTGGCGTGGACGAAATCAAAGAGCTATCCAAAGAACAGGTACATCAAGCGGTGGAGTATGTGCATGGCTTGGTATTGCAACATGGCAGAAAGCCTGTGGATAATGCCATGCTTTATGATGTGCTTGCCAATAGTGCCGTACACCTAAGGGACTATGTGCGACTGATTAAGCAGATGAAAGGTATCATGTTCTTTGATGATGACATGGGTAGAAATGTGCATGACTTTGTGGTGAATAATGTTAGAGATATTGCACAACTCGCCCATGACATGAAACTGACAAACAAATACGGCAAACCGATGTTTGAGCCGAATCGCATTAATTATTATGGCGGTAATGCCATTATAATGAATTAA